aaaataaaaagattaaagaataaataaggtaattgcaattttttatttcacaattgtgACTTCTTGCGATTACAAGTTTACGTTTCGCTATTGACTTCTGTTCTCAGAATTCAGTTTTTTCACAaccattttatttcacaattaagACTTTTCTTCTCAGCATTGCAAGCTTATATCtaccaattctgactttttttctgatataaactcaaaattgcgagaaaaaaagtcagaattgtgcaatAAAAAGTTGCGGGAAAAGTTTCCATAGCTTAAACTTATATGCTAACACATTAGCAGTCATTTTAAGGAATGAAACCCATTTTATGATGACACTAATGACACAGACATAAAGAGATGAACTCTACACTTGCATAATTTTCTTTTCTAcaaatgttctttctttttaaagaggTTGATAGTGCTCCTGACACATCAGACACAAACAGTAAGACTCATCTCATGGCCTTCACTTTTGTTTGAGATGTATTGAGTGAGGTATTGCCCAGACTAACAGCTCGACCCATTTCAGGTGACAAAAGCCTGGATGAAGCCACCAGCGGTCCAGATTCGATAGGTACAACCTGTGCATCAGTTtcataaacacacaacaacactgcAATGAGTTGTTTCATACAACTGTGAAAATGCTTCCatcacttaatttaaaaaaaaaaggtcttaaacatTTACTCTCCATGTGTGATTTCCCTATAACAATCtctataatatgtattttttgtaaagactatctgattaaaataataaaaactataaaagacaTGCATCCCATTCAAATATATCATTTCCTAACAATAGCGGGAGAAATtgcaaaaacatatatttgttatgcacttaaatatttgatttaaatttctttatCAGACACAACAGATACTGATAGTGACACAGaaaaagacacagacacagataataaaacagaaacagatgCATCGCAGCAGAAGACAGGCGATTCAGGTGGGTGAAAGCCAAATATCTATTTTCATAAGATACAGAATGCACATGTGTGCAAAATACCCTCAACTTTCCTTTATCTACTGCAGATGAGAGCAAAGAGAAACCATCAGCGGAGGACAGCAAAGGTAAGAGAGATCACAAACTGTCAGATTGCCTCATAAGATGATAAGtcaatttaaatttgttatataatatttcagaTGCAGATGATGTTGATACacattcaaaagaagaaaaatctacAGGTAAACAAACACAATTACTGAAAAAAGACTGTGAGAATAATACaaagattttgtcattattcaccaATGGTCtaaaagttaactaaaattaccaattttattgtttttagtttttaaaaatgttcttggTAATTgagataaagttgaaataaaataaaatcttgcataatataaataaatattagatgaaaattaaaaataaacataaaactgacaaaagcacatcaCAAAGTAGgataaatactgaatttatttaCTAATCTTTAtactgttccaaacctgtgtgataTTATCTCGTTTTacaaaggaaaatgtaaaaattactcCATTTGTGTGCCATGgaaaaattatatcaaaaaggtttaaaacaacaaaaaagtgagtaaataatgacagaaatataatttctgggtgaacttaTTCAATTCAGAAAACAAGCATTTCTAAATTGAAACTCCCTCTTATATtcccaagtgtgtgtgtgtgtgtgtgtgtgtgtgtgtgtgtgtgtgtgatacacaATGATATACTGTCTCACTATTAAACCTCTGTTTCACAGACACGGATAAAAAGGCAGACACTGATTCAGATGGCTCAGGTAGAGATTTCTCATGCTTCAAAAGCAGAACATGTTCCTGTAGCAACTTCCTAGTTGATTATTGAACAACAGACAtaacaaccaatcagatttgagggtTAATGTTAGGCTTGAGCGTGGGCCTTTAATCACTCTTATCAAGCCACCGTTCGCCTCTGGTGGTAGTTAATGGTTAGGATAAGGAGTATGAACACTGTTAACATTGTTAAACATAAACATTGTTCCAGCACCCAAAAAAGATTTTCTAGAAACACGTCCTACTTGGCACAGACCTTTCTCACTGCAAAATGATATATTCTTCTGAAACAATGCTGGcatatgaatgtattttcagaCGGGGATTCTGCTAGTGTGGAAAAGAAAGATTCTGATGATGCACCTGATGATGCAAATAAAACCTCTACAGGTATTTGAAATCACTGcagaaaatatttcaaatcaaacGGTGTCAAATCAGTGTTGATTTAGCATTATTCATatacaattatagtatttattaatattttgaattagtttttatttatagattttctggttttgttttattttaatgttagtaattattatgtgttattagaatttataaaaaaagaaatctatagatagatagatagatagatagatagatagaaagatagatagatagatagttttaatttatttttatttctgtttttaataattcTAGTATTTTACCTTAAacctttctttcaaaataaaagttaaaaaaaataaaaatctttaaaaaaaaataataatcttttctcTGAGATAATGATCCAGTCTGATTAAGCCTGTAGTTAGAGATTAGTTTCGTTACTAATAACAGTTGTGTTTCTGCTCTAATGAAGAAGACACAGATGATTCATCTGACAAGGATTCTTCAGACACAGATGAGCAGCAGGACTCTGATGgtgagcttaaaaaaaataaataaacatatcgCTTAGTCCTTAAAAGATTACCCTAAACCAGTTTTGTTTTAGGATTTTagagtttttaattaatattttgaatttgttttaattttatattttgttttattttaatttgatagttttagtaattttaatgtttctgtcactttttatttgtatttgttttgcatgtttatatatttatatatatacatttttattttagccttagttttagttattttagtgcatcaagttaaactataaacttttttaaattgtctTAGCATTTTGTATGGGAAGTGATATGAtttatcagttgttttattttatataaagtagccctatttaaataaacaaagtgctAGTAAAAGAAACAGTTTTGTACATGGAACCAtggtaaaaccttttttttttttttacatgtaccaTGGCAATACCATGTTCTTTGTCATCTTTAAAGTACTTTGGATTGCCATGTAAATAATTCATGAATAAAACCATGGTATACGTCAATGTACCTTGGTATTACCATACATTTGTCtgtaattataatgatttatgtCAGTTAATGATATATAATTATGAAAGATTCTGCAGATTCTGACAAAGACAAAACAGATGGAAACTTAGATGAAAAGAGTGGCGAGAAAAAGGAGAAAGACACCAGTAATGACTCCAGTAAAGACTCAGAAGACGAGGGTCGAGAAAGCTCTGAGACGCCAGACAAAAGCGACACAGACAGCGACTCAGACACTGATGAGCTGAAAGTTTCAGACGACTCCAAAGACCAGGATTCAGAATCAAAAGACACCGACAGcaaggagaagaaagagaaagaccaGGACTCTGACAGCGACGCAGACACCAGCAGCGATCAAGACAAAGCAGATTCCCCTGATGCAGCAGACGCCAAGGACAGCGCCGAGGATAAAGACAAGGACAGCAGCGACCCGAAAGACACCGAAGATGATAGAGACAGTGAGAAGGATGCCAAAAAGAAGGAGGACACCAATGAGACGGGCAGCGATAGCGATGAGGGAAAAGATAAGGAGGACGAATCCAAACCAGACGAACAGGACAAGGAAGACACCACCTCAAAAGAAGACGCCACAGACAGTCAGTCTGATGAAAGTCCACTGGAGGAAATGAAAGAAGACAAGCAGGAAGACAAACCTGAGTCTGACAGCTCCAGTCTGGACTCAAATTCAGACTCGGACACTGACAGTAAAGATAAAGAGCAGgacaaagagaagaagagaacaGAGTCCACAGACACAGAAAGCTCTGATAGCGACACAGACAGCTCAGAAACAGGAGGGGAAGGTAAACATTCAAGCCTTCACATTTTACACTCATTAAAGCACAATATCAATCGACTGAATAATGCTGTTACACCTCCAGATACTGATGAAGACAATGACTCCAGCATGGAAAAGGAGAAACAAGGTATTTACTGATTAATATGGAAGACCACTTCTAGCTCAGAGTAATAAATATATCAGATAATTGTGAGAATGTTTAAAATAAGAATGAAGTCACATTGTGCAGTATGAAGCCTCAATTAAGATATATAAAGTCATGATTGCAGGACATACAGTCATTTTGTGTTAcataaagtcacaattttgagttttaaagtcatattgtgagatataaaggcACAGttaaagatataaagtcacatattgaggtataaagtcataattgcatgATATCAAGTCAATTTCAGATTTAAGATGCAACAGTTGACAATATAAAGTCACATGTTGAGATATAGTGACAATTGaagataaagtcacaattttgagatataaagtcgcatTTTCacataaagtcacattgtgagataaaaattcacaACTGAAGATAGaaaatcacaattgtgagatttGGTCATAATTAGGataaattcataaagtcaaaactgtcaaaaataaagtcataattgaagATGAATAAGTCATGGTTGTGAGGTCACATTTTGACGAAGTAATAAAGTGAGATATAAAGTTATTATTGAAGATGTATATGgtatagggaacacatattcactattaactaagattTTTCCCTGAACAAATGCCgaaattgctgtttattaatagttaataaggtagttgttaagtttaggtatggggaaggattaagggatctaaaatatggctgtgcagaataaggcattaatatgtgctttataaatattcataaacagccagtatgctagtaatatgctaataagcaactagttaatagtcggtccttaaaataaagtgttactgtcaTAATTACATGACAAagtcataaattaatatataaagtcactgtgaaatagaaaaaataaataaacaaaaggggCTTCCGTAGACATTTATTCACCGGCAGTCTACTGTTACAGAAAAAAAGCTGGGAATTTCTAATATATGAATGTCTAAACCTACAGAGTCTCCTGATGGTGCATCAATAGAGACAAATGAATCTGACTCCAGCGGTAAGACAAACCACAACATTTACTATTTACATGTCAGTGGagttataaaatatcttcatttcaaTGCAATCTGAGGTTCTTCTCACTTGTCTTTACTGAGCTATGAAGTAGAAGACAACGGACATGGAAAATTATAAAGCTTTCAAAAAAGAATCAAGCACTGGTTgaactatataatataatgaaagatTTGTGAGTTTTATCTAAGtatattatttgcaaaaaatCGCAAGTTACTTTTGAATGACCATCATTGGAGTTACATTGCACAGCATTTTTGATTCAAGTAGGGaccggaaaaaaaaaactgatataaagTCATAAATGTGGGATATCACATTTATCACATACTGTAGATATCAGAATGATTCATTTgaagatattaaattattatgaatgATGTTGCTTCACACAGCATTTCTGATTTAAGCgtggacagaaaaaaacaattgaagatatatattcacatattaacatattatgtcatattgtgagatatagtGTCACTAAAACGTGTTAAGACATGATGAAATTGAtgcagtatttttctttttcttcttctagaTGACCATGACAATCACTCGACAGATGTTACAACATCAAACGGTAAATATGAGCTCAGTTATGTAAGGATAAAGTGATGCCTTTGtcatgtaaaaaacattaaatgtatgttCTTTCAATTTCTTGCCATCTCTAGAGGAACACACTGATGCAGACAGCCATGATGCTGCAGACGGTACATTCATAGCACTTAATTTTGAGTTATCATCAGCTTTACTACTGCTTTTGAACACACCCTAAGTATTATATTTTTGGGACACAACTCATGCCATTTGTGCTAAAGACATGAATGATTGTAAAAGTAGTTGTTACCTGTTACTCTCTGATTGGGCTGAATTCTCAAAGAATTCTAGGAAATTGTGAATTGAAAGCTGCCTCAATTCTTTCCCATGCTTCTTTCTGTTTAGATGATGACGACACTGACGCCCATGATGATGAAGTCAGGGTTGGAGATGGCATAGGTAAGTCACTCACTCATTTGCCTCCTCACATCATAGTTGTCTCAGATTTTTCTCCCAAAATTCCTTATGAGACACAAATGAAACAGATACAGTAAGTGATACAGTAAGAGTATAGATCTGGCACTAGCAATGCGTGTCTGCCAGGTGCACACATGTACATCATTTtgtttcaaatacattttgtttgatTTCATACTTAAAACTGTGACTTCTGATTTAAAGAACAATGATAACACTTGTCAcatccatttttttgtttttttttttgttttttacagacaCTGCTTCTAAAAAACACGATGAACCAGATCATCTTGATGACACAACACAAGGTAATGAATGATTCTGCTTAAAACACTTAACTTTTCAGGGAATGGGAGTTCAAAGGAGAACTTTACACATGCTAATATCTGTTTCTCCCTTTCTTCAGGATCAGATGATGGCAGCAAAACCCCTATGCCAAGCTCCTAGCGACCAGGACTCTACAAAAACACTGTAACAGGTATCACATAATCACCGATTAAAAGCTTTACATAGGCCTTACTTTAAGTTTATAAAGACAACATATTTCAAATTTCTATTCTTACAGTTGTCTGTCTCTTACCCAGTCTCTGATTACTTCATCTGCTGTCTTAAATGATACTATGGAAACTAATCATACTTATAACTTTAtttgatttttcacatttttatattgcaGTCTCCTGAACAATGAATGTACATTAATTGTACATTCAAGGCAATTATAGCATATCAGTGGTATCAAATTAAATTCTaagacaaacaataataataaagggtaaatcagcatattcatAAGCAATTAACATACATTCGGTGCATTATAAATCAACCAAAGTATCCTACATTCAAGGCTTTACAGTAAAGTTTAGTAGTTTACAATTCactattttttgtgcttttttatttctcGTTGCTGTTATTGTATGAAGGTAGTGACCTATTTCTGTCTTAAAATGAGCCAAGTCTTATTCAATGCCTCTTTACATTTGTGGATAAAGAAATTTACATGCgagtcatttatacacatcaagCAGTCCGTTGTGCttcttgatattgcaaactggtttACCTCTGCGTTCCAAAATAAGGTGGATGTCATACTCAGCACAGACATTTTAAGTCACCTGTATCGCCCTCTGGAGTCTTGCAGTGTTACTGCCCCAATAACAACAACATTCATGACTTCATTGACGTCCTAGCATAAAGTAGCCTATTTGACTCAAGCATGTATAGTGCATTGGAAGTGcacctatgatgccttaaaatgctgtctaggtaggcagcacaCTTGGTTTTAGATCCGAGCTATTGttcaacaaagaaaacaaaaaagacataaaaCTCATAAGACataataattgatttaattgaaCAACTGATATATTCACTATTTAATTTTTGTGTCTCACTGCAGATTTTTCCTGGAGAGACGTAAAAAGAACCACCCGAGACAGTCAAGATAACCAGAGTTTCACATcccattaaaacacatgacatgTCCCTCtcgtcctttctttctttctttctctctctctctctctctctctctctctctcatatggtGAAGGTTCCTTTCTAAGGGTTCTGGGATGCAGATTAAATTATTTGGCTGTTTGCTGTACATTCCATTTGTT
The Cyprinus carpio isolate SPL01 chromosome A19, ASM1834038v1, whole genome shotgun sequence genome window above contains:
- the LOC109111958 gene encoding protein starmaker-like isoform X1 produces the protein MLSRTLVAPLIFALVGVSISAPINDGKDNDEAAAALGILNDPTSLPGNGISGTTEDSAEKKGGPSDSSDTTEKPEVDSAPDTSDTNSDKSLDEATSGPDSIDTTDTDSDTEKDTDTDNKTETDASQQKTGDSDESKEKPSAEDSKDADDVDTHSKEEKSTDTDKKADTDSDGSDGDSASVEKKDSDDAPDDANKTSTEDTDDSSDKDSSDTDEQQDSDDSADSDKDKTDGNLDEKSGEKKEKDTSNDSSKDSEDEGRESSETPDKSDTDSDSDTDELKVSDDSKDQDSESKDTDSKEKKEKDQDSDSDADTSSDQDKADSPDAADAKDSAEDKDKDSSDPKDTEDDRDSEKDAKKKEDTNETGSDSDEGKDKEDESKPDEQDKEDTTSKEDATDSQSDESPLEEMKEDKQEDKPESDSSSLDSNSDSDTDSKDKEQDKEKKRTESTDTESSDSDTDSSETGGEDTDEDNDSSMEKEKQESPDGASIETNESDSSDDHDNHSTDVTTSNEEHTDADSHDAADDDDDTDAHDDEVRVGDGIDTASKKHDEPDHLDDTTQGSDDGSKTPMPSS
- the LOC109111958 gene encoding protein starmaker-like isoform X2, yielding MLSRTLVAPLIFALVGVSISAPINDGKDNDEAAAALGILNDPTSLPGNGISGTTEDSAEKKGGPSDSSDTTEKPEVDSAPDTSDTNSDKSLDEATSGPDSIDTTDTDSDTEKDTDTDNKTETDASQQKTGDSDESKEKPSAEDSKDADDVDTHSKEEKSTDTDKKADTDSDGSDGDSASVEKKDSDDAPDDANKTSTEDTDDSSDKDSSDTDEQQDSDDSDKDKTDGNLDEKSGEKKEKDTSNDSSKDSEDEGRESSETPDKSDTDSDSDTDELKVSDDSKDQDSESKDTDSKEKKEKDQDSDSDADTSSDQDKADSPDAADAKDSAEDKDKDSSDPKDTEDDRDSEKDAKKKEDTNETGSDSDEGKDKEDESKPDEQDKEDTTSKEDATDSQSDESPLEEMKEDKQEDKPESDSSSLDSNSDSDTDSKDKEQDKEKKRTESTDTESSDSDTDSSETGGEDTDEDNDSSMEKEKQESPDGASIETNESDSSDDHDNHSTDVTTSNEEHTDADSHDAADDDDDTDAHDDEVRVGDGIDTASKKHDEPDHLDDTTQGSDDGSKTPMPSS
- the LOC109111958 gene encoding protein starmaker-like isoform X3, with the protein product MLSRTLVAPLIFALVGVSISAPINDGKDNDEAAAALGILNDPTSLPGNGISGTTEDSAEKKGGPSDSSDTTEKPEVDSAPDTSDTNSDKSLDEATSGPDSIDTTDTDSDTEKDTDTDNKTETDASQQKTGDSDESKEKPSAEDSKDADDVDTHSKEEKSTDGDSASVEKKDSDDAPDDANKTSTEDTDDSSDKDSSDTDEQQDSDDSADSDKDKTDGNLDEKSGEKKEKDTSNDSSKDSEDEGRESSETPDKSDTDSDSDTDELKVSDDSKDQDSESKDTDSKEKKEKDQDSDSDADTSSDQDKADSPDAADAKDSAEDKDKDSSDPKDTEDDRDSEKDAKKKEDTNETGSDSDEGKDKEDESKPDEQDKEDTTSKEDATDSQSDESPLEEMKEDKQEDKPESDSSSLDSNSDSDTDSKDKEQDKEKKRTESTDTESSDSDTDSSETGGEDTDEDNDSSMEKEKQESPDGASIETNESDSSDDHDNHSTDVTTSNEEHTDADSHDAADDDDDTDAHDDEVRVGDGIDTASKKHDEPDHLDDTTQGSDDGSKTPMPSS
- the LOC109111958 gene encoding protein starmaker-like isoform X4; amino-acid sequence: MLSRTLVAPLIFALVGVSISAPINDGKDNDEAAAALGILNDPTSLPGNGISGTTEDSAEKKGDTTDTDSDTEKDTDTDNKTETDASQQKTGDSDESKEKPSAEDSKDADDVDTHSKEEKSTDTDKKADTDSDGSDGDSASVEKKDSDDAPDDANKTSTEDTDDSSDKDSSDTDEQQDSDDSADSDKDKTDGNLDEKSGEKKEKDTSNDSSKDSEDEGRESSETPDKSDTDSDSDTDELKVSDDSKDQDSESKDTDSKEKKEKDQDSDSDADTSSDQDKADSPDAADAKDSAEDKDKDSSDPKDTEDDRDSEKDAKKKEDTNETGSDSDEGKDKEDESKPDEQDKEDTTSKEDATDSQSDESPLEEMKEDKQEDKPESDSSSLDSNSDSDTDSKDKEQDKEKKRTESTDTESSDSDTDSSETGGEDTDEDNDSSMEKEKQESPDGASIETNESDSSDDHDNHSTDVTTSNEEHTDADSHDAADDDDDTDAHDDEVRVGDGIDTASKKHDEPDHLDDTTQGSDDGSKTPMPSS